In the Streptomyces sp. FXJ1.172 genome, one interval contains:
- a CDS encoding DUF3311 domain-containing protein gives MSTAPKSRSTVVTPLRVAVGLCLAAPYVAILWVGSYSAADPTLIGIPFFYWYQILWVVISTALTATAYQLWQRDQRARAAQKGGEAK, from the coding sequence ATGTCCACCGCTCCGAAGAGCAGGAGTACGGTGGTGACTCCGCTGCGAGTCGCCGTAGGTCTGTGTCTTGCCGCCCCGTACGTCGCGATTCTCTGGGTCGGCTCCTACTCCGCTGCGGACCCGACCCTCATCGGTATCCCCTTCTTCTACTGGTACCAGATTCTGTGGGTGGTCATCTCCACCGCGCTCACCGCGACGGCGTACCAGCTGTGGCAGCGCGACCAGCGCGCCCGCGCCGCGCAGAAGGGTGGTGAGGCGAAGTGA
- the mctP gene encoding monocarboxylate uptake permease MctP, whose amino-acid sequence MKNGVNGVALGVFIFFFLAVTVMGFLAARWRKAENEHSLDEWGLGGRSFGTWITWFLLGGDLYTAYTFVAVPAAIYAAGASGFFAVPYTILVYPLIFTFLPRLWSVSHKHGYVTTSDFVRGRFGSKGLSLAVALTGILATMPYIALQLVGIQAVLDVMGVGGGENTNWFVKDLPLLIAFGVLAAYTYSSGLRAPALIAFVKDALIYIVIVVAIIYIPIKLGGFDDIFAKASQAFSHVNPATGKPRGALVPPEAGQWTYATLGLGSALALFMYPHAITATLSSKSREVIRRNTTILPLYSIMLGLLALLGFMAIAAGVKVKNGQLAIPQLFEDMFPDWFAGVAFAAIGIGALVPAAIMSIAAANLFTRNIYKDFIKPDATPKQEAQVSKIVSLLVKVGALVFVLTMDKTVAINFQLLGGIWILQTFPALVGGLFTRWFHRWALLTGWAVGMIYGTVAAYGVASPTQKHFGGSSKEIPGIGEIGYIGFTAFVLNVAVTVVLTLVLKALKAPEGLDETKPEDYTADAGDPGVEVELPPAIAGSAH is encoded by the coding sequence GTGAAGAACGGGGTCAACGGCGTCGCGCTCGGCGTCTTCATCTTCTTCTTCCTGGCCGTCACGGTCATGGGCTTCCTCGCCGCACGCTGGCGCAAGGCCGAGAACGAGCACTCGCTGGACGAATGGGGCCTGGGCGGACGGTCGTTCGGCACCTGGATCACCTGGTTCCTGCTCGGCGGGGACCTGTACACGGCGTACACCTTCGTCGCCGTCCCCGCGGCGATCTACGCGGCGGGCGCGTCCGGCTTCTTCGCGGTGCCGTACACGATCCTCGTGTACCCGCTGATCTTCACCTTCTTGCCCCGCTTGTGGTCGGTGTCCCACAAGCACGGCTACGTGACGACCTCGGACTTCGTCCGGGGCCGGTTCGGCTCCAAGGGCCTGTCGCTGGCCGTGGCGCTGACCGGCATCCTCGCGACGATGCCGTACATCGCGCTCCAACTCGTGGGCATCCAGGCCGTGCTGGACGTGATGGGCGTCGGCGGCGGGGAGAACACCAACTGGTTCGTGAAGGACCTGCCCCTGCTCATCGCCTTCGGTGTGCTCGCGGCGTACACCTACTCGTCCGGCCTGCGCGCCCCCGCCCTGATCGCGTTCGTCAAGGACGCTTTGATCTACATCGTCATCGTGGTGGCGATCATCTACATCCCGATCAAGCTGGGCGGCTTCGACGACATCTTCGCCAAGGCGAGCCAGGCGTTCAGCCACGTCAACCCGGCGACGGGCAAGCCGCGAGGCGCCCTGGTCCCGCCGGAGGCCGGCCAGTGGACCTACGCCACCCTAGGACTGGGTTCGGCGCTGGCGTTGTTCATGTACCCGCACGCGATCACCGCGACCCTGTCCTCCAAGAGCCGTGAGGTGATCCGCCGCAACACCACGATCCTGCCGCTGTACTCCATCATGCTCGGCCTGCTGGCGCTGCTGGGCTTCATGGCGATCGCGGCCGGAGTCAAGGTCAAGAACGGCCAGTTGGCGATCCCGCAGCTGTTCGAGGACATGTTCCCGGACTGGTTCGCGGGCGTGGCCTTCGCGGCCATCGGCATCGGCGCGCTGGTCCCGGCGGCCATCATGTCGATCGCGGCGGCGAACCTCTTCACCCGCAACATCTACAAGGACTTCATCAAGCCGGACGCCACGCCGAAGCAGGAGGCCCAGGTCTCCAAGATCGTCTCGCTGCTGGTGAAGGTCGGCGCCCTGGTCTTCGTCCTCACCATGGACAAGACGGTCGCCATCAACTTCCAGCTCCTCGGCGGCATCTGGATCCTGCAGACCTTCCCGGCCCTGGTCGGCGGCCTGTTCACCCGCTGGTTCCACCGCTGGGCGCTGCTCACCGGCTGGGCGGTCGGCATGATCTACGGCACGGTCGCCGCGTACGGCGTCGCCTCCCCGACCCAGAAGCACTTCGGAGGCTCGTCGAAGGAGATCCCGGGCATCGGTGAGATCGGCTACATCGGCTTCACCGCGTTCGTCCTCAACGTCGCCGTCACGGTGGTCCTCACCCTCGTCCTGAAGGCCCTGAAGGCCCCCGAGGGCCTGGACGAGACCAAGCCGGAGGACTACACGGCCGACGCGGGCGACCCCGGAGTCGAGGTGGAGCTGCCCCCGGCGATCGCGGGAAGCGCTCACTGA
- a CDS encoding alpha/beta fold hydrolase — translation MINRRTFSKAVGLGTGAAAVSLSGLQAGATAAAGATAAAGATASPQANGTAAPTVPTITPGTHTSFPTLKQVKAGVLDIGYAEAGPAHGPVVLLLHGWPYDIHSYVDVAPLLADLGYRVIVPYLRGHGSTRFLSRHTPRNAEQSTIALDIIALMDALKIDKAVLAGFDWGSRTADIIAALWPERVKSLVSTSGYVITNRKAQLTPAAPAVEHNWWYQWYFATDRGKQTMENVDERIALCRYVWTLVSPNWNFDDATFQRTAQAFRNPDYAAIVLYNYRWRIGLIEGDRRYDRYEKQLAAQPSIHVPTITLDPALDPFTPPGDGAAYRSHFTGPYQHRTIANIGHNLPQEAPSTFAQAVVDADHL, via the coding sequence ATGATCAACAGGCGTACCTTCAGCAAGGCCGTCGGCCTGGGCACCGGCGCGGCCGCGGTCTCGCTGTCCGGCCTGCAGGCCGGCGCGACCGCCGCGGCCGGCGCGACCGCCGCGGCCGGCGCGACCGCCTCCCCCCAGGCGAACGGCACGGCCGCTCCCACCGTGCCCACCATCACCCCCGGCACCCACACCAGCTTCCCCACGCTCAAGCAGGTCAAGGCGGGTGTCCTCGACATCGGTTACGCCGAGGCCGGACCCGCGCACGGCCCGGTGGTCCTCCTCCTGCACGGCTGGCCGTACGACATCCACAGCTACGTCGACGTCGCCCCGCTCCTGGCCGACCTGGGCTACCGCGTCATCGTTCCCTACCTGCGCGGTCACGGCAGCACCCGCTTCCTGTCCCGGCACACCCCGCGCAACGCCGAGCAGTCCACGATCGCCCTCGACATCATCGCGCTGATGGACGCCCTCAAGATCGACAAGGCCGTGCTCGCCGGCTTCGACTGGGGCTCGCGCACCGCCGACATCATCGCCGCCCTGTGGCCCGAACGGGTCAAGTCCCTGGTCTCCACCTCCGGCTACGTCATCACCAACCGCAAGGCGCAGCTGACGCCCGCCGCCCCGGCCGTCGAGCACAACTGGTGGTACCAGTGGTACTTCGCCACCGACCGCGGCAAGCAGACCATGGAGAACGTCGACGAGCGCATCGCCCTGTGCCGCTACGTGTGGACCCTCGTCTCCCCCAACTGGAACTTCGACGACGCCACCTTCCAGCGCACCGCCCAGGCCTTCCGCAACCCCGACTACGCCGCCATCGTGCTCTACAACTACCGCTGGCGCATCGGCCTGATCGAGGGCGACCGCCGCTACGACCGCTACGAGAAGCAGCTCGCGGCCCAGCCCTCCATCCACGTTCCGACCATCACCCTCGACCCCGCCCTCGACCCCTTCACCCCGCCTGGCGACGGCGCCGCCTACCGCAGCCACTTCACCGGCCCCTACCAGCACCGCACCATCGCGAACATCGGCCACAACCTGCCCCAGGAAGCCCCCAGCACCTTCGCCCAGGCCGTCGTCGACGCCGACCACCTCTGA